One stretch of Gouania willdenowi chromosome 16, fGouWil2.1, whole genome shotgun sequence DNA includes these proteins:
- the nmt2 gene encoding glycylpeptide N-tetradecanoyltransferase 2: MAEDSESAASQQSLELDDQDTCGIDGDNEEENEHMQGSPGGDLGAKRKKKKQKRKKEKPSSGGAKSDSASDSQDIKNPGIPIQKLQDIQRAMELLSCQGSAKSVDEASKHKYQFWDTQPVPKLNEVVTSHGAIEADKENIRQEPYSLPQGFMWDTLDLSNADVLKELYTLLNENYVEDDDNMFRFDYSPSFLKWALRPPGWLPQWHCGVRVSSNKKLVGFISAIPADIRIYDTLKKMVEINFLCVHKKLRSKRVAPVLIREITRRVNLEGIFQAVYTAGVVLPKPVSTCRYWHRSLNPRKLVEVKFSHLSRNMTLQRTMKLYRLPDNTKTPGLRAMEKHDIRQVTELLQKYFRRFHLAPSMGEEEVAHWFLPQDNIIDTYVVEDAGGALTDLTSFYTLPSTVMHHPLHRSLKAAYSFYNIHTQTSLLDLMNDALILAKMKGFDVFNALDLMGNKVFLEKLKFGIGDGNLQYYLYNWKCPPMDPDKVGLVLL; this comes from the exons ATGGCGGAGGACAGTGAATCTGCAGCCAGCCAGCAGAGCCTGGAGCTGGACGACCAGGACACCTGTGGTATAGACGGAGACAACGAGGAGGAGAATGAGCACATGCAGGG TAGCCCGGGGGGAGATCTCGGGGccaagaggaagaagaagaaacagaagaggaagaaagagaAGCCGAGCTCCGGTGGAGCGAAGTCGGACTCTGCGTCTGATTCTCAGGATATTAAG AACCCTGGCATTCCCATCCAAAAACTGCAGGACATCCAAAGAGCCATGGAGCTGCTTTCCTGTCAGGGTTCAGCCAAGAGTGTGGATGAAGCATCCAAGCACAAGTACCAGTTCTGGGATACTCAACCTGTCCCCAAGCTCA ATGAGGTAGTGACGAGTCACGGGGCCATTGAAGCAGACAAAGAGAACATCAGACAGGAGCCATATTCATTACCCCAAGGCTTTATGTGGGACACTCTGGATCTCAGTAATGCAGATGTG CTGAAAGAGTTGTACACTTTATTAAATGAAAACTATGTGGAGGATGACGATAACATGTTCAGGTTTGATTATTCGCCAAGTTTTCTCAAATG GGCTCTGCGTCCACCTGGCTGGCTGCCACAGTGGCACTGTGGGGTGAGAGTGTCATCCAATAAGAAGCTAGTTGGCTTCATCAGTGCCATCCCTGCTGATATACGCATCTATGACAC GCTGAAGAAGATGGTAGAAATAAACTTTCTGTGCGTTCATAAGAAGCTGCGTTCAAAGCGTGTTGCTCCCGTGCTCATCAGGGAGATTACACGAAGAGTGAATTTAGAGGGAATATTCCAAGCAGTATACACAGCTGGAGTTGTGTTGCCTAAGCCTGTGTCAACATGCAG GTACTGGCATCGTTCTTTGAACCCTAGAAAGCTTGTGGAAGTCAAGTTCTCCCATCTGAGCAGAAACATGACCCTGCAAAGAACAATGAAGCTCTACAGACTACCAGAt AACACCAAGACTCCTGGTCTGCGAGCGATGGAGAAACACGATATCCGACAGGTTACTGAGCTGCTACAGAAATACTTTAGACGCTTCCACCTTGCACCGTCGATGGGAGAAGAGGAGGTGGCTCACTGGTTCTTACCACAGGACAACATCATTGACACATATGTCGTAGAG GATGCAGGTGGCGCTCTGACTGATTTGACTAGTTTCTACACTTTACCGTCCACCGTGATGCACCACCCGCTCCACAGGAGCTTAAAAGCAGCGTACTCTTTCTACAACATTCACACACAAACCTCCCTCCTAGACCTGATGAATGATGCACTGATTCTGGCCAAAATG AAAGGTTTTGATGTCTTCAATGCCTTGGATCTAATGGGGAATAAGGTCTTTCTGGAGAAGCTCAAATTTGGCATAGGAGATGGAAATCTGCAGTATTACCTCTACAACTGGAAGTGTCCCCCTATGGACCCTGATAAG gttggCCTCGTCCTTCTGTAG
- the fam171a1 gene encoding protein FAM171A1 isoform X2, producing MVGASVQLFTNHTPVATETSNADGDVYLHFPYRLGTPLVVIATKQGYVPNSVPWNPPRLPVFSSVSLELLPERAAALTVYEDDVEIVSDSQGVGERPSVHFLRRALSLPSNTSYTNLSALLTVASSPSLIQHFPHLQILGANGTGAERKRELTPVAAISVHLLSSDEAEVQVNGPISVSVPLPADSSLKENDHIPAWRFDPRLGVWIKSSLGHVKREGNQLSLTYIAPQLGYWVAAMSPTHSGPVVAKDISTYHTVFLLAILGGMALILLCLLCLLLYYCRRRCLKPRGSHRKLLLSSGLDGSKRDQATSMSHLNLINSEVHLELVSTATEPDMTTPMLKPSPFEHPESPHQLGRIHTSKHSRSSFGNSHHGSSLGNLTPRSKDYRQSAETFQLRTALSSGNERSYRQSYTSVCSSSNPISDAHSSSIHGQVSGTQLSGAGIVECISPSSPPHSPCRGEGGECRPADHLLSRSVDHLERADPLMISRPGQLLCCGSVDLLSRGEGYPRVRPTLVIPAHYMRLPGEHPLSGQALLLQADQQSDLETIQAELNASHSQQPLGQSRSDCVSPTKQDNGEGLGLPESLSIPAALGETGLVEINSEDTLLAEKTLMELRGGKPLPHPRAWFVSLDGRSNAHIRHSYIDLQRAGCQSNTPSTEGQQGDGGERRHGSRNDASLDSGVDLNEPRLGRRGRDAEREELNRERSKSETPATAYTHLLFVDDLNEGGIEDKYSPEDIKAGVTLLDPLKCSRGEQEQDQGGVQNKEEPPSLSSPSPGSPSQSTSEGMTLITENVLLSVSPDEHSVHEDGEEEKKSPWQKREERPLLAFHLK from the exons ATGGTTGGAGCTAGCGTCCAACTCTTTACCAATCACACGCCTGTTGCCACAGAAACCTCAAACGCCGACGGAGACGTTTACCTGCACTTCCCCTACCGCCTTGGGACCCCATTGGTTGTCATTGCAACCAAACAAGGATACGTGCCAAACTCTGTACCCTGGAATCCCCCCAGGCTGCCTG tATTTTCTTCTGTCAGTCTGGAGTTGTTGCCTGAAAGAGCTGCCGCTCTGACAGTGTATGAAGATGATGTTGAGATTGTTTCGGACTCACAAG GTGTGGGAGAGCGACCCAGTGTTCATTTCCTACGCAGAGCTCTGAGCCTTCCGTCCAATACTTCTTACACCAACCTGTCAGCGCTGCTTACGGTGGCGAGCTCCCCCTCACTCATCCAGCACTTTCCCCACCTTCAGATTCTGGGCGCAAACGGCACAG GAGCTGAAAGGAAACGAGAGTTGACTCCAGTAGCAGCGATCTCTGTCCACCTGCTGTCCAGCGATGAAGCGGAGGTGCAGGTGAACGGACCCATCTCGGTGTCCGTGCCTTTGCCAGCAGACAGCAGCCTGAAGGAGAATGATCACATCCCTGCTTGGAGATTTGACCCACGTTTAG GTGTCTGGATAAAGAGCAGTTTGGGTCACGTGAAGAGGGAGGGGAACCAGCTCAGTCTGACCTACATTGCTCCCCAGCTGGGCTATTGGGTGGCCGCCATGTCTCCTACACACTCAG GTCCCGTGGTTGCAAAGGACATCAGCACGTACCACACTGTGTTTCTGCTGGCTATACTGGGAGGCATGGCTCTCATCCTGCTCTGCCTCCTTTGCCTACTGTTGTACTACTGCAG ACGTCGCTGCTTGAAGCCTCGAGGATCCCATCGCAAACTCCTGTTGTCCTCTGGTCTAGACGGCAGTAAAAGGGACCAAGCCACCTCCATGTCCCATTTGAACCTAATCAACAGTGAG GTCCATTTGGAATTGGTTTCCACAGCAACTGAGCCCGACATGACCACTCCGATGCTGAAACCGTCCCCCTTCGAGCACCCAGAGAGTCCACATCAGCTTGGCCGAATCCACACCAGCAAACACAGCCGCTCCTCTTTCGGCAACAGCCATCACGGCTCATCTCTTGGCAATCTGACGCCTCGCAGTAAAGACTACCGTCAATCTGCCGAAACTTTTCAGTTGAGGACTGCACTTTCATCTGGAAACGAGCGCAGCTACCGTCAGTCGTACACATCCGTCTGCTCATCCAGCAACCCCATTTCAGATGCACATTCATCGAGCATTCACGGCCAGGTGTCTGGGACACAGCTGAGCGGCGCGGGGATTGTTGAATGCATCTCCCCTTCTTCTCCGCCTCACTCTCCATGCAGAGGTGAGGGAGGTGAATGCAGGCCCGCCGACCACCTTTTGTCTCGCTCTGTGGACCATTTAGAGCGGGCCGATCCTCTGATGATCTCCCGGCCGGGCCAGCTGCTTTGTTGTGGCTCTGTTGATCTTTTGAGCAGAGGTGAAGGTTACCCCAGGGTGCGCCCCACACTGGTCATCCCAGCACACTACATGCGTCTGCCAGGGGAGCACCCTCTTTCTGGGCAGGCCCTTTTGCTGCAAGCTGATCAGCAGAGTGACTTGGAGACTATTCAGGCTGAGCTCAACGCCTCCCATTCCCAGCAGCCCCTTGGACAATCCCGCTCTGACTGTGTCAGTCCCACAAAACAAGACAATGGAGAGGGACTCGGCTTGCCAGAGTCTCTGTCGATCCCCGCAGCACTTGGAGAAACAGGTCTGGTGGAAATCAACAGTGAAGACACACTGTTAGCTGAAAAAACTTTGATGGAACTGAGAGGAGGAAAGCCTCTTCCTCACCCTCGAGCCTGGTTTGTTTCCTTGGACGGCCGCTCAAACGCTCACATTCGCCACTCCTATATTGACCTCCAGCGAGCAGGATGCCAGAGCAACACACCGAGTACAGAAGGGCAGCAAGGAGACGGCGGAGAAAGGAGGCACGGAAGCCGCAACGATGCCAGTCTGGACTCGGGCGTGGATCTAAACGAGCCCAGATTGGGCCGCAGAGGCAGAGACGCAGAGCGAGAGGAACTTAACAGAGAGCGTTCAAAAAGCGAAACACCCGCCACTGCCTACACCCACCTATTGTTTGTAGACGATCTGAACGAGGGGGGCATCGAAGACAAGTACAGCCCGGAGGACATCAAAGCAGGTGTCACCCTGTTAGATCCATTAAAGTGCAGCAgaggggagcaggaacaggaCCAGGGGGGTGTACAAAATAAAGAGGAGCCGCCCTCACTTTCCTCTCCATCTCCAGGTTCTCCATCACAGTCAACATCGGAGGGAATGACTTTAATAACTGAAAATGTGCTGCTTTCAGTGTCTCCAGATGAGCATTCAGTGCATGAagatggagaggaggagaagaaaagcCCCTGGCAGAAACGGGAGGAACGCCCCCTGCTGGCCTTTCACCTCAAATGA
- the fam171a1 gene encoding protein FAM171A1 isoform X1, whose amino-acid sequence MRGSVERSWTAAIILCLLGYNIPTADTKTRSEDTSTHDVTLKVHLSDTSTRQPMVGASVQLFTNHTPVATETSNADGDVYLHFPYRLGTPLVVIATKQGYVPNSVPWNPPRLPVFSSVSLELLPERAAALTVYEDDVEIVSDSQGVGERPSVHFLRRALSLPSNTSYTNLSALLTVASSPSLIQHFPHLQILGANGTGAERKRELTPVAAISVHLLSSDEAEVQVNGPISVSVPLPADSSLKENDHIPAWRFDPRLGVWIKSSLGHVKREGNQLSLTYIAPQLGYWVAAMSPTHSGPVVAKDISTYHTVFLLAILGGMALILLCLLCLLLYYCRRRCLKPRGSHRKLLLSSGLDGSKRDQATSMSHLNLINSEVHLELVSTATEPDMTTPMLKPSPFEHPESPHQLGRIHTSKHSRSSFGNSHHGSSLGNLTPRSKDYRQSAETFQLRTALSSGNERSYRQSYTSVCSSSNPISDAHSSSIHGQVSGTQLSGAGIVECISPSSPPHSPCRGEGGECRPADHLLSRSVDHLERADPLMISRPGQLLCCGSVDLLSRGEGYPRVRPTLVIPAHYMRLPGEHPLSGQALLLQADQQSDLETIQAELNASHSQQPLGQSRSDCVSPTKQDNGEGLGLPESLSIPAALGETGLVEINSEDTLLAEKTLMELRGGKPLPHPRAWFVSLDGRSNAHIRHSYIDLQRAGCQSNTPSTEGQQGDGGERRHGSRNDASLDSGVDLNEPRLGRRGRDAEREELNRERSKSETPATAYTHLLFVDDLNEGGIEDKYSPEDIKAGVTLLDPLKCSRGEQEQDQGGVQNKEEPPSLSSPSPGSPSQSTSEGMTLITENVLLSVSPDEHSVHEDGEEEKKSPWQKREERPLLAFHLK is encoded by the exons ATGTGACTCTGAAGGTTCACCTGAGCGACACCAGCACTCGTCAGCCCATGGTTGGAGCTAGCGTCCAACTCTTTACCAATCACACGCCTGTTGCCACAGAAACCTCAAACGCCGACGGAGACGTTTACCTGCACTTCCCCTACCGCCTTGGGACCCCATTGGTTGTCATTGCAACCAAACAAGGATACGTGCCAAACTCTGTACCCTGGAATCCCCCCAGGCTGCCTG tATTTTCTTCTGTCAGTCTGGAGTTGTTGCCTGAAAGAGCTGCCGCTCTGACAGTGTATGAAGATGATGTTGAGATTGTTTCGGACTCACAAG GTGTGGGAGAGCGACCCAGTGTTCATTTCCTACGCAGAGCTCTGAGCCTTCCGTCCAATACTTCTTACACCAACCTGTCAGCGCTGCTTACGGTGGCGAGCTCCCCCTCACTCATCCAGCACTTTCCCCACCTTCAGATTCTGGGCGCAAACGGCACAG GAGCTGAAAGGAAACGAGAGTTGACTCCAGTAGCAGCGATCTCTGTCCACCTGCTGTCCAGCGATGAAGCGGAGGTGCAGGTGAACGGACCCATCTCGGTGTCCGTGCCTTTGCCAGCAGACAGCAGCCTGAAGGAGAATGATCACATCCCTGCTTGGAGATTTGACCCACGTTTAG GTGTCTGGATAAAGAGCAGTTTGGGTCACGTGAAGAGGGAGGGGAACCAGCTCAGTCTGACCTACATTGCTCCCCAGCTGGGCTATTGGGTGGCCGCCATGTCTCCTACACACTCAG GTCCCGTGGTTGCAAAGGACATCAGCACGTACCACACTGTGTTTCTGCTGGCTATACTGGGAGGCATGGCTCTCATCCTGCTCTGCCTCCTTTGCCTACTGTTGTACTACTGCAG ACGTCGCTGCTTGAAGCCTCGAGGATCCCATCGCAAACTCCTGTTGTCCTCTGGTCTAGACGGCAGTAAAAGGGACCAAGCCACCTCCATGTCCCATTTGAACCTAATCAACAGTGAG GTCCATTTGGAATTGGTTTCCACAGCAACTGAGCCCGACATGACCACTCCGATGCTGAAACCGTCCCCCTTCGAGCACCCAGAGAGTCCACATCAGCTTGGCCGAATCCACACCAGCAAACACAGCCGCTCCTCTTTCGGCAACAGCCATCACGGCTCATCTCTTGGCAATCTGACGCCTCGCAGTAAAGACTACCGTCAATCTGCCGAAACTTTTCAGTTGAGGACTGCACTTTCATCTGGAAACGAGCGCAGCTACCGTCAGTCGTACACATCCGTCTGCTCATCCAGCAACCCCATTTCAGATGCACATTCATCGAGCATTCACGGCCAGGTGTCTGGGACACAGCTGAGCGGCGCGGGGATTGTTGAATGCATCTCCCCTTCTTCTCCGCCTCACTCTCCATGCAGAGGTGAGGGAGGTGAATGCAGGCCCGCCGACCACCTTTTGTCTCGCTCTGTGGACCATTTAGAGCGGGCCGATCCTCTGATGATCTCCCGGCCGGGCCAGCTGCTTTGTTGTGGCTCTGTTGATCTTTTGAGCAGAGGTGAAGGTTACCCCAGGGTGCGCCCCACACTGGTCATCCCAGCACACTACATGCGTCTGCCAGGGGAGCACCCTCTTTCTGGGCAGGCCCTTTTGCTGCAAGCTGATCAGCAGAGTGACTTGGAGACTATTCAGGCTGAGCTCAACGCCTCCCATTCCCAGCAGCCCCTTGGACAATCCCGCTCTGACTGTGTCAGTCCCACAAAACAAGACAATGGAGAGGGACTCGGCTTGCCAGAGTCTCTGTCGATCCCCGCAGCACTTGGAGAAACAGGTCTGGTGGAAATCAACAGTGAAGACACACTGTTAGCTGAAAAAACTTTGATGGAACTGAGAGGAGGAAAGCCTCTTCCTCACCCTCGAGCCTGGTTTGTTTCCTTGGACGGCCGCTCAAACGCTCACATTCGCCACTCCTATATTGACCTCCAGCGAGCAGGATGCCAGAGCAACACACCGAGTACAGAAGGGCAGCAAGGAGACGGCGGAGAAAGGAGGCACGGAAGCCGCAACGATGCCAGTCTGGACTCGGGCGTGGATCTAAACGAGCCCAGATTGGGCCGCAGAGGCAGAGACGCAGAGCGAGAGGAACTTAACAGAGAGCGTTCAAAAAGCGAAACACCCGCCACTGCCTACACCCACCTATTGTTTGTAGACGATCTGAACGAGGGGGGCATCGAAGACAAGTACAGCCCGGAGGACATCAAAGCAGGTGTCACCCTGTTAGATCCATTAAAGTGCAGCAgaggggagcaggaacaggaCCAGGGGGGTGTACAAAATAAAGAGGAGCCGCCCTCACTTTCCTCTCCATCTCCAGGTTCTCCATCACAGTCAACATCGGAGGGAATGACTTTAATAACTGAAAATGTGCTGCTTTCAGTGTCTCCAGATGAGCATTCAGTGCATGAagatggagaggaggagaagaaaagcCCCTGGCAGAAACGGGAGGAACGCCCCCTGCTGGCCTTTCACCTCAAATGA